The nucleotide sequence AATTGGCCCGGGATATCCTTACTTCCGGGGATGCGGATTTGGTAGGGTTCGCCCGGCCGATTCTGGCGGATCCCAACCTGCCTTTAAAGGCCCAGGGCTTGGATCCTTCACCGCTCCGTCCCTGCGTCGCCTGCAACCAAGGGTGCCTGGATCATGTGTTCCGAGGGATACCCGTAGCTTGCTTAGTCAATGCGGAAGCCGGGCGGGAAGCTGAGCTCAAGGGCCAGGGAGCTTCTTCATCCCCTAGGAAGGTTCTCGTCGTAGGGGCCGGTCCCGCCGGACTGGAGTTCGCGCGGGTAGCCAGCTCACAGGGACATAATATAACGGTCTGGGAAAAATCCAGCCGGCCGGGTGGGCAGCTCAATTTGGCTGCGGCACCGCCTGAGCGTCAGGATTTCAATCGGTTTACGGAGTACTTGGTTCAGGCCTGTAAGGCTCAGGGAGTCAAAATCTATACCAATCAAGAAGCTGATGTGGAAAATATTTTGGCAGGTATTGCGGAGGAGGACTTTACCGACATTATCTTTGCTACCGGTGCCCTGCCGATGGCCCCTCCCTTCCCCGTGGAGGAAGGGGTGGAGATTGCCCAGGCCTGGGATGTCCTGGCCGGCAAAGAAACAGGGGAGCAGGTCGTAATCGTAGGCGGCGGCTCGGTGGGAGTAGAAACAGCCCTCTATCTGGCCGGTCAAGGAACCCTGGATGCTGAAATCCTTCGCTTTCTAATCGTCAATCAGGCCGAAAGCACAGAGACTCTGGCCAGGCTGCTTTTCCAGGGAAGAAAACGGGTTACTCTGGTGGAAATGACCAAGGGCGTGGGCCGGGATCTGGGTTCAAGCACCCGCTGGGCAATGCTGGCCGATCTCCAACGTTATCAGGTCAAGGTTTTAACCAATACCATGGTGAAGGCGGTCCGTGCCGATGGAGTCTGGGTGGAAGGTCCGGAGGGTGAAAGCCTGATTCCCGGAGATACTGTGATATCGGCGGTTGGCTCTGTGGCTAATCAGGAGCTGATGAAAGCTCTCCAGGATAAGTTGCCTGCCCATGTAACCCTGCAGCAGATCGGAGATGCCACTAAGCCCGCTAAAGTTCTGGATGCAGTTCATACCGGATATAAGGCAGCCCTTAGTTTGGGGTAGGCCGGATATCTCCAGGAATAAGGAACGTTGATACACTAAATAAATAGGGTTGCCAACCCATGAGAGGGGTAAGATTGATGAGCTCATACAATGACTTCACAGTGGAGAAAAAAGGGGCTATTGCCCTCGTTACTTTAAACCGTCCCAATAAAGGGAATTCCTGGACCCTGGATACCTACCAGGAGATGGAGAAAATTCAGGAGGACCTGCACTATGATGATGAGGTGCGGGTGGTTATCTTTACCGGGGCAGGGGATAAATTCTTCTGTGCCGGCGCTGATCTTTCTCTTTTAGCCAAGCTTAACCCTCACTTTATCTCCCGTGATCTGTATCGCTATCAAGGCATTAACACCCGTTGGGATCGTTTTATCAAACCGGTGATTATGGCAATCAACGGCATTACCGTAGGAAGCGGTTTAGAGCTGGCTTTATGCGGGGATATCCGCATTGCTTCGAGTTCCTCACTTTTTTCCATTAACGAAGTGCGGATTGGCCTTAACCCGGATATGGGAGGAACCCAGCGTCTGACACGGACCGTCGGCCCCAGCCAGGCCAAACGCCTGATCTTTACCGCCGAGCGGATCGATGCCCAGGAGGCGGCCCGCATCGGGCTTGTGGATATTTTGGTGGAGTCGGAGAATTTATTGAATGAGGCTTTAAAGATGGCAGAGCAGATTGCCAGCATGCCTCCCTATGCCATTCGCTTTGCCAAAAAAGCCATTAACCTGGCTGTGGATGCTCCTTTGGAAATAGGTCTGATGTATGAGGAAGCCGGCTCCACCTTCTGTATGGGCACGGAAGACAAAAAAGAGGCCATCGACTCCATCCTTGAAAAACGTGAACCCAAATTCCACGGCCGCTAGGGCGGGACAAGGGGACAGGTTTGCTGTCCCACCTTTTCAAGCTATCAATCTTTGACCTGTTGAACTTGGAGGGCAATCCTGCCGTCCAATCATGGCAAAGCGAGTGATGTCTCCTGAACAGTTTTGTTCATTGAGCCTTCACTCGCTTTTTTATGCACGCCAAACTTTACTTTTCGATAGCCCAGTCACCCTTGATATTTGTCGAACACTTACACCATCCATAGACTTTAACGCTCTTAAGATCTTGCTTTGTAAGGTTTTTTCCATCTCTATTAGTCTAACGGAATCGGTGCCAAACTGCACCCTGATCATTTCTTTGATAGTCTCATCACTAATCAGTCTCAATGTTTCAGCGTCAAGACAGCTATCATCATTCTTATCCTTATGAAACTCACTAAAATTGATCAAGGCGTCTGCCGATATGTCACCGAATATTTTTAAAACATATTCTCTATCGACTTTAGAGTCCGTTAGAAAAAATTCATGATAGCTGCTCCACGGATATTTGGCTACATCTTCAACAATCTTAGCCCTTACGGGATTTTGATGGATATACCTCAACACTGTTAAAAAGTAGCGATCCGTCTCTACCACTTCACTTCTGAACCTTTCCTGGAATAAATGTCCGCACCGTTCATATTTCTTGTTAAACCACATGACATAGCTGGAACTAATTCGTTTTATTGATATACTTAGAGGTTCGTTGAGTTCTTGTATTAAAACATGAATATGATTATCCATTAAACAATAAGCATATATTTTGTAACCACATACCGTTTTATAGTAAACCAGCTTCTCTATGAATTTACGACGATCCTCCTTGTCGTCAAAAATATTTTGTCGGTTTATGCCCCGCATGATGACATGATATATACCCGTTGAGCTTTGTTTCCTTGGCCTCCTTGGCATGGTCATCACC is from Desulfitobacterium chlororespirans DSM 11544 and encodes:
- a CDS encoding transposase; amino-acid sequence: MPRRPRKQSSTGIYHVIMRGINRQNIFDDKEDRRKFIEKLVYYKTVCGYKIYAYCLMDNHIHVLIQELNEPLSISIKRISSSYVMWFNKKYERCGHLFQERFRSEVVETDRYFLTVLRYIHQNPVRAKIVEDVAKYPWSSYHEFFLTDSKVDREYVLKIFGDISADALINFSEFHKDKNDDSCLDAETLRLISDETIKEMIRVQFGTDSVRLIEMEKTLQSKILRALKSMDGVSVRQISRVTGLSKSKVWRA
- a CDS encoding FAD-dependent oxidoreductase, producing MSKQDPLFSPIRIGKMELKNRMVLPAMHLNYCPDGEVTDRLIEFYRVRAWGGVGLVIVGGCGIDRVGNTLGMIQLDEDRYIPGLQKLVEAVHQEGAKVMTQLYQAGNYASSLLTGNQPVAPSPLPSKLTKEIPHELTVEEIKELVQTFAQAAVRTQKAGFDGVEILAGTGYLISEFLSPATNKRTDEYGGDLPNRMRFALEIIAAIRQGVGPDFPVVVRIAGNDFIPGGHTNKEARTFAKALAAAGVDAINVTGGWHETLVPQITMNVPPAAFRYLVRGIKQVVDLPVFASNRITTPELARDILTSGDADLVGFARPILADPNLPLKAQGLDPSPLRPCVACNQGCLDHVFRGIPVACLVNAEAGREAELKGQGASSSPRKVLVVGAGPAGLEFARVASSQGHNITVWEKSSRPGGQLNLAAAPPERQDFNRFTEYLVQACKAQGVKIYTNQEADVENILAGIAEEDFTDIIFATGALPMAPPFPVEEGVEIAQAWDVLAGKETGEQVVIVGGGSVGVETALYLAGQGTLDAEILRFLIVNQAESTETLARLLFQGRKRVTLVEMTKGVGRDLGSSTRWAMLADLQRYQVKVLTNTMVKAVRADGVWVEGPEGESLIPGDTVISAVGSVANQELMKALQDKLPAHVTLQQIGDATKPAKVLDAVHTGYKAALSLG
- a CDS encoding enoyl-CoA hydratase/isomerase family protein, whose product is MSSYNDFTVEKKGAIALVTLNRPNKGNSWTLDTYQEMEKIQEDLHYDDEVRVVIFTGAGDKFFCAGADLSLLAKLNPHFISRDLYRYQGINTRWDRFIKPVIMAINGITVGSGLELALCGDIRIASSSSLFSINEVRIGLNPDMGGTQRLTRTVGPSQAKRLIFTAERIDAQEAARIGLVDILVESENLLNEALKMAEQIASMPPYAIRFAKKAINLAVDAPLEIGLMYEEAGSTFCMGTEDKKEAIDSILEKREPKFHGR